AGGATCTCTCGCCTCTGGCAGCCAGGGGCCCAAAGACTATCCTTGTTTTCCTTTCCATGTTGACAGGGGGCCTGGCTTCTGCTAGGAGAATTTCAGCCCTGTGAGGCTTGCGGGTTGACAAGGTTTTGGGAAGGGAGGTGTGCATGGCTGAGGAGCAGGGAGGGGACAAGGCGCTTCCCAGGCTCACCATAAGATTGGTGGGGTTCCAGCCTGGGGCTTCTCAGGATGAACTGGTGGGCGCCTTGGGGCGCCTATTCAAGGGTAAGAGCCAGGAGGAGATAAGGATGGCCTTGGCCAAGGTGCCTCTGACCCTTACCCGTTCAGCCACAGAGGAGCAGGCCCGCAAGTTAAGAAGCTTCTTGGAGAGGAAGGGGGCTGTCCTGGAGATTGCTTACCAGGCTGTTCTCAAAGCCAGGGCTCCCTCAGAGGAGATCCAGGGGCAGTTGCCTGAGCTAAAAAGCGCTGGGGCTGTGGCGGCCTTGAGCAGGCCCATCACCTGGGCCAAGGACAGACGCTCCAGGCCCAGGGTTCATCCAGGACTTCCCCTGGAGCCCATGGGCCTCAAGGAGATCTTGGGACGCTCCATCTCGCTATTTAAGGAAAACCTGGTTCTGTTCTTCTTGCTGCTGTTGCTGCCCAGCCTGATCTCTTTTCTCCTGGCCAAGCTGGTAGGCGAAGTAGGTGAAGACATCTTTGTTAGGTCCGTGGGGATCTCTGAGGTGTTGATTTTGATGGTAGGGGTGGCAGTTTTCTTTTTCGTCTTTATCTGGGCAGAAGGGGCCTTGATCTATGCCGTGTCGGAGGTTCATCTGGGGCATGAGGTGAGCCTTGCGGGCTCATTTGGGGCCATTTGGCCCAAGCTGGGAGCCTTGATTTCGACCATGCTTTTGGTGTGGTTTTTGATTCTCCTGGGGGGACTTTTTTTTGTAATACCAGGTTTGATCTTTGTGTTTCGATGGCTCATGGCAGATAAGGTGGTGGTGCTGGAGGGGATAAGGGGAGTCAAGGCCATGGGCAGGAGCCGGGAGCTCATGCGCTTCCAGGTGGGGCCGGGTTTTTGGAACAGGCCTTGGATCAGGGTTACTCTTCTGGGTTTGGGAGCGGGGCTTGTGTGCATAGGGATCTACGTGGTCTTGCTTGTCCCAGGGTGGCTTTTGGCTCAGTTTCTTCCAGGCGCCTTGAGCGACTACCTGGGAGAGGGGTTGGAGTTAATGGCAGAGACCCTCACTTCGGCCTACGGGTCCATAGTGCTGGTGATTTACTACTATGACATAAGGGTGCGCAAAGAGAACTTCGACCACAGAAGCATGGCCGAGCACGTTTGAAATAAACGCATCAGACCCTGGCCGGCGGCCTCAGAACCAGCTCCACCGCCTCCTCCAAGGACTCCACGAAATGCAGCCTCAGGCCGGCCAGAGTCCTTTGGGGGGCTGCTTGCGCATCAAGGCGGTTTCTGGTTGGCAAGACCACCTCTCTGACGCCTGCGCGCTCGGCAGCCAGGAGCTTTTCCCTAACGCCAGCCACAGGGAGAATCCTGCCGGTCAGGGTGATCTCTCCAGTCAAGGCCACATCCCTTCGGGCTGGCCTTCCCGTGAACAGGGACAAGAGCGCCATTGCAATGGTGAGCCCAGCCGAAGGGCCGTCCTTGGGGATGGCTCCTGCTGGAACATGGATGTGGATGTCTCTGTCTTGGAACTGTTCCTCTTGGATTCCCAGCTTAATGGCTTGGCTTCTTAACAGGCTCAGGGCGGCCAGGGCCGACTCGCGCATCACCTCTCCCAGGGATCCCGTCAGAAGGAGGGCGTTTCTGCCCCTCATGGAAGTGGCCTCTATGAAGACGATGTCCCCGCCGGTCTCCGTCCAAACCAGCCCGGTTGCAACACCTATGCGGTCGTTTTCCTCGGCCACCTCGTGATGGAAACGCCTAGGTCCCAGGTACAGGGATACCTCATGGGCACCGATCAGCACTGGGGACTTGGCCTCACCGGCCTGCACCGCCTGGCGGGCCAGTTTGCGGCATATGGCCGCCAGTTCCCTTTCCAAACCTCTCAAGCCCGCTTCCCGGGTATAGTCCTGAATCATTCGAAGAAGGCCTTCTTCTGAGAACTCGGGGGGATTGTCCGCCAGGCCGTGCTCCCTCACAAGCCTCGGAATAAGGTGGCGCCTTGCTATCTCCACCTTCTCCTCGTCCGTGTAACCTGGAAGGGTCAGCACCTCCATCCGGTCCAGAAGAGGGGCAGGTATCATGTCAATGACATTGGCCGTGAGGATGAACATAACCCTGGAAAGATCAAAGGGCATATCCAAGTAGTGGTCTACGAAATGCGTGTTCTGCTCAGGATCCAGCACCTCCAGCAGAGCTGAGGCCGGGTCTCCCTTGAATTCCTGGCCGAGCTTGTCCACCTCGTCCATCATGAACAAGGGGTTGAGGCATCCAACCCGGCGGATTTCCTGGATGACCCTGCCCGGCATGGCACCGGCGTAGGTGCGCCTATGGCCTCGAATTTCCGCCTCGTCCCTGACCCCAGCCAGGGAGATCCTCACGAATCGCCTCTCCAATGCCCGGGCTATAGAACGTCCAAGAGAGGTCTTGCCGGTGCCTGGGGGGCCCGCGAAGCACAGAATGGGACCCTTGACTTCCCGCTCCTGCACCTTTTTATCCAAGGACCGGGTCACTGCAGCCCTCAGTTCTTCCAATTGGAAAGGCTTTGCTAAGTAATCGCAGGCGCCTGTCTTCATTGCGCGCACTGCAGTGTCAACGGTGGCATAACCCGTGATAAGGATCACCGACGTCTCTGGATGGAGTTCCTTTATGCGGCCCAAAAGCTCCAAACCATCCACTCGCTCCATCTTGAGATCCGTTAGCACAAGGTCGAAAGCCTTCTGGCGCAACATATCCAGTGCCTGAATACCATTGGAGGCCGTGGCCACCTCGTACCCCTCTTTGCTCAGGACATGACGCATGTTTTCCCTGGCGATTTCCTCGTCGTCCACGACCAACAACCTGAAAGGGCTGTTTCTACGAAGGGTCCTGACCGCGAGATATTCCAGGATTCGTTCCTTGGCCTGAGAAAGGCCGAAATGGTCTTGGTCCAGGATGGCCTGGGCGCGATCCATGTCTAGGTTGTCCTCTGTACGCACCCCCCATGGCATGGACAAAAGGTAGTCCAGGTAGGTGATCCCGATGGTATACTCGGTGGAATCTGGATGCATCTTCTCAAGCCTGGCCAGTTCTCTCAGTGCAATCTCCCTGGCCGCATCTGGCATGGAGGAGGCGTGCAGAGCTTCACGAAGGGAATTCAGCTCCTCGCTCTCAGAGACCGCCTCTTCATGACTTTCCTGATCAGATCTCTTGAACCAACGCATTGCTTGTCTCCGTATGTGACCCCATTATAGATCTTGCGGATCGGGCCGAACAGGTTTTCCACGTACCCTTTCTCTTCTGTTGCATTTTGCAATTTCAATGGTCCTGGCTGCAACAAGGAGCCAACAGCCTGTAAACTTTAGGTATTCTCCCCATCCAGACGAGAACCGTTGCATTCTGAAACGATACCTCGGGCCCTTGTCCTTGCCTTCGAAGAATAACAATCTGTGATATCAATAACTTAGAGTTCGAAGGGATTTGGGCATGGGTCTTGAAATAACACTGGTGCCCGCGCATCAGAGAGAGGGCTGGAGAGAAGACATGATGACCAAAATCCGACAGCGGCTGGAGGATTGGATGGTGGCCGTGGCCTTTGCCGAGCAAGGAGACCACTTGACTGCCAGGGAGTTCATAAGATCTGGTTGGAGGCCCAGACCTGCGCCGCGCAGCAGGGCCAGGCGGCACAACAGAATGGTGGCCAAGGCTCAGGCACCCCGAAGTTGACCTGATGGCCAGCAACCCGGAGGCATCAAATGGGAATCCTAAGCAGGCTCAAGGGCAAGAGAATGGGGGGCAGGAGGATCCTGGAGCGCAGGAAGCGGGTGTCTTCGTGGGCCCACGCCCTCGAGCGCTATGCAGAGGCAGCCGGGATTGCCCAGGAGGGCCAAACCGACCAAGCCCGTGGCCTGGTCAGGGAGCTCCTGGCTGAAACACGCAAGATCCTGGTGGTGACAGGAGCCGATGGCGGTTCTATGGAACTGCGCAGATATGCTGTTTCCTTGGCGAAGCGCTTGGGTTGCGAGATCTGGCATCTGTCATGCGTGGAATTGAGGCCGCAAGACCCCCTGAAAAGTTGGTCTAGGGATGTTTTAGAAGTCCCCTATCGGCAGATCTCCATGCAAGGACCAAGGGAGGGGTGTGTTGATCGGGCACTGAGGCATCTCAGGCGAGTGGAATTTGTGCTGGTTGAGGAAGCCATGTGCGAGCCTGTGGAGCTTGGGGTGCCAGTTTTTCTCATGTTGAGGGAAGCACAACGCTGAGAGGAGGTGAATAGCATGGCTCAGGTGAAGGATGAACCAAGCAGACCGGTGGGCAAAATGGTTCTGTTCGGTCTGCTCACAGCGGCCCTCTATGGACTGATCTTTGCAAACGCGGACTGGGTGATGGAGTACTTTACGCGGGGGGCCTGGTATGCGGCCATGCCTGTGGCAACGGTCTTCGTTTTTTCTTTCGTG
This genomic stretch from bacterium harbors:
- the lon gene encoding endopeptidase La; amino-acid sequence: MRWFKRSDQESHEEAVSESEELNSLREALHASSMPDAAREIALRELARLEKMHPDSTEYTIGITYLDYLLSMPWGVRTEDNLDMDRAQAILDQDHFGLSQAKERILEYLAVRTLRRNSPFRLLVVDDEEIARENMRHVLSKEGYEVATASNGIQALDMLRQKAFDLVLTDLKMERVDGLELLGRIKELHPETSVILITGYATVDTAVRAMKTGACDYLAKPFQLEELRAAVTRSLDKKVQEREVKGPILCFAGPPGTGKTSLGRSIARALERRFVRISLAGVRDEAEIRGHRRTYAGAMPGRVIQEIRRVGCLNPLFMMDEVDKLGQEFKGDPASALLEVLDPEQNTHFVDHYLDMPFDLSRVMFILTANVIDMIPAPLLDRMEVLTLPGYTDEEKVEIARRHLIPRLVREHGLADNPPEFSEEGLLRMIQDYTREAGLRGLERELAAICRKLARQAVQAGEAKSPVLIGAHEVSLYLGPRRFHHEVAEENDRIGVATGLVWTETGGDIVFIEATSMRGRNALLLTGSLGEVMRESALAALSLLRSQAIKLGIQEEQFQDRDIHIHVPAGAIPKDGPSAGLTIAMALLSLFTGRPARRDVALTGEITLTGRILPVAGVREKLLAAERAGVREVVLPTRNRLDAQAAPQRTLAGLRLHFVESLEEAVELVLRPPARV